The window TTCGTTCTCGACGAACTCCCGAATCTCGCCCGCGACGGTCTCCCCGACGCCGTCCACCTCGCGGAGGTCGTCCTCGCTCGCGTCGAGCACCGCGTCGAGGCCGCCGAAGTGTCGCGCGAGGTCGCGCGCAATCGTCGGTCCGACCTCGGGGATCCCGATGGCGGCGATGAACTCGGCGAGCGACGGGTTCCGGGAGCCATCCAGTTCGTCCACCAGGTTCTTCGCGCTGGGCTCCCCCCAGCCGTCCAGTTCCGCGATGTCATCCACGGTGAGTTCGTAGAGGTCGGCGACGCTGTGCTCGACGAGGCCTTCCTCGACGAACTGTTCGGCGGCTTCCGCGCCGAGTCCGTCGATGTCGAGGCCGTCGTCGCTCGCGAAGTACTCGACGGAACGCTTCAGTTGCGCGGGACACGCGAGCCCGCCCGTGCAGTAGTGCAGCGGCCCCCGTCGTTCGGTCTCGCTCCCGCAGACCGGGCACGCCTCGGGCATCTCGAAGTGCCCGTCCGCGTGCTTCTCGACGACTTCGTCCACGTACGGGATGACTTCGCCCGCGCGCTCGACGCGGACTTCGTCCCCGACGTTCACGTCCATCTCCGCGATTTCGTCCTGGTTGTGGAGGCTCGCGCGCGACACCGTCACCCCGGCTACGTCCACGGGCTCGAGCAACGCCACGGGTGTCAGGCGGCCCGTCCGCCCCACCTGCACGATGATGTCCGTGATGCGGGTCGTCTCGGAGCGCGCCGGGAACTTATACGCGTACGCCCAGCGGTAGTGTCGGCTCGTCGTCCCGAGGTCGGCGCACTGCGCGCGCGAGTTCACTTTGAACACCACGCCGTCTATCTCGTAGTTCAAGTCCTCGCGCGCGTCCTGTAGCTCGTTCCGGTACGCGATCGCGTCCTCGATGCCGTCGACGAGGCGGGTGCGGTCGTTCACCTTCAACCCCCAGTCGGGGAACCGCTCGTGTTCGATCCAGTGCGTGTCGAGATCCGCCGCCCCGAGCGCGCCCCGGGACGCCGTCGCGTCCGCCACGTCGCCCTCGCTTTCCCCCGCTGCGAGGATGTCGTAGAAGAAGCAGTCGAGCGGTCGTTCTGCCGTCACCGACGGGTCGAGCTGGCGGAGCGTCCCGGCGGCGGCGTTCCGCGGGTTCGCGAACGGCTCCTCGCCCGCCTGTACGCGCTCCTTGTTGTGCTCCTGGAACGCCTCCCGCGGCATGTACACCTCGCCGCGGACGGCGAGGAAGTCGGGGTGGTCGCCCCGAAGACGGGCGGGCACGCTCTCGATGGTGCGGACGTTCTCCGTCACGTCCTCCCCGCGCTCGCCGTCGCCCCGGGTCGCGGCGCGAACGTACCGGCCGTCCTCGTAGACGATTTCGATGGAGAGACCGTCGAACTTCGGCTCGCAGACGTACTGTACGTCCCCGTCGACGGTTCGCCGCACGCGTTCGTCGAAAGCTCGAACGTCGGCTTCGTCGCCGCTTGAGTCGATGGATAGCATCGGCGCGACGTGTTCGACGGTGCCGAGTTCGTCGACGGGTTCGCCGCCGACGCGTTGCGTGGGTGAGTCCTCTGTCTGAAGGCCGAACACGTTCTCGAGTTCCTGCAGGCGTTCGAACAACCGGTCGTACGCGCGATCGGAGACGACGGGATCGTTCAACACGTAGTACCGGTAGTCGTGGAACCGCACGGCCTCCCGAATGTCTGCGACCTGCTCTTCGGCCTCGCTCTCGGTGAGGGAGTCGACGTCCCTGAACTCCGTGTTCGGGTTCGTGATGTAGGGGTTTTCGGGGTCGAGGTCGCCGGCCCCCTCTAGGCCCTCGAACGCCGCGTCTGACATGGTTCGGAGTAGGCCTGGGGGTGGCGTAAATGGCGGGGCCGCCGCGCTCCGGCACTAGTTGCACGGATCCACGACGCTTAACCCGCGTCCGCCCAATCCACGGATATGCGAGAGGATTTCCTCCTCCTGAACCCGGGCCCCGTCCCGTTGTCGGACGACGTCCGCACGGCGATGTCGGAGCCGATGGTGTCGCACCGATCCAGCGAGTTCGAGGCCGTCTACGAGCGCGCGCAGGACGGACTCGACTACGTGTTCGAACGCTCCACGCTGGACGAAGCCGAAACGTCCGCGGGCGGGACGAGCCTCGTCCTGAACGGCACGGCGACGATGGGGATGGAGGCCGCGGTCGCCAACCTCGCGGACGCGGACGACGAGGTCGTCGCGGTGGTGAACGGGAAGTTCGGCCGTCGGTTCGCCCGCATCGCAGATCGCCACGCGAACGTGACGC is drawn from Salarchaeum sp. JOR-1 and contains these coding sequences:
- the ligA gene encoding NAD-dependent DNA ligase LigA, which translates into the protein MSDAAFEGLEGAGDLDPENPYITNPNTEFRDVDSLTESEAEEQVADIREAVRFHDYRYYVLNDPVVSDRAYDRLFERLQELENVFGLQTEDSPTQRVGGEPVDELGTVEHVAPMLSIDSSGDEADVRAFDERVRRTVDGDVQYVCEPKFDGLSIEIVYEDGRYVRAATRGDGERGEDVTENVRTIESVPARLRGDHPDFLAVRGEVYMPREAFQEHNKERVQAGEEPFANPRNAAAGTLRQLDPSVTAERPLDCFFYDILAAGESEGDVADATASRGALGAADLDTHWIEHERFPDWGLKVNDRTRLVDGIEDAIAYRNELQDAREDLNYEIDGVVFKVNSRAQCADLGTTSRHYRWAYAYKFPARSETTRITDIIVQVGRTGRLTPVALLEPVDVAGVTVSRASLHNQDEIAEMDVNVGDEVRVERAGEVIPYVDEVVEKHADGHFEMPEACPVCGSETERRGPLHYCTGGLACPAQLKRSVEYFASDDGLDIDGLGAEAAEQFVEEGLVEHSVADLYELTVDDIAELDGWGEPSAKNLVDELDGSRNPSLAEFIAAIGIPEVGPTIARDLARHFGGLDAVLDASEDDLREVDGVGETVAGEIREFVENERNREVIERLRERGVTPHVESEDTGSELEGLTVVFTGSVEGWTRDELEAIVEEHGGNATGSVSSNTDYLVVGDNPGTTKREDADAAGVPELSPEEFFELLSDHGIDT